One window of Aspergillus oryzae RIB40 DNA, chromosome 3 genomic DNA carries:
- the pkaC gene encoding cAMP-dependent protein kinase catalytic subunit pkaC (cAMP-dependent protein kinase catalytic subunit (PKA)) → MPSLGGLLKKRRTKDSQTLSKELEAGSSPTAAQTQTSPNQHHHSHQSHPTPTATSPDVAYTSAQPHQSSHDHHNCSSGTNQSHPEGQPSSMQSAVTQSPPAHHHHGHHHTNSHNVASIQNIIHSSHQSGQSVGGGSQQSQTRTTKGKYSLEDFSLQRTLGTGSFGRVHLVQSKHNHRFYAVKVLKKAQVVKMKQIEHTNDERRMLNRVRHPFLITLWGTWQDSRNLYMVMDFVEGGELFSLLRKSQRFPNPVAKFYAAEVTLALEYLHSHQIIYRDLKPENLLLDRHGHLKITDFGFAKEVPDITWTLCGTPDYLAPEVVSSKGYNKSVDWWSLGILIFEMLCGFTPFWDSGSPVKIYENILRGRVKYPPYLHPDAVDLLSQLITADLTKRLGNLHGGPEDVKNHPWFAEVTWDRLARKDIDAPYVPPIRGGQGDASQYDRYPEEQEAYGQSGEDIHGHLFPDF, encoded by the exons ATGCCGAGCTTAGGAGGCTTATTGAAGAAACGGCGGACCAAGGATTCGCAGACCCTCAgcaaagagcttgaagccGGTTCGTCACCCACAGCGGCCCAGACGCAGACGTCACCAAACCAGCATCACCACAGCCACCAATCCCATCCCACTCCTACTGCCACCTCCCCGGACGTTGCTTATACCTCTGCGCAACCTCACCAATCGTCCCACGATCATCACAATTGCTCTTCAGGCACTAATCAAAGCCACCCCGAGGGTCAACCATCCTCCATGCAATCCGCCGTGACGCAATCTCCCCCGGCCCACCATCACCATGGTCACCACCACACCAACTCCCATAATGTCGCCAGTATACAGAACATAATTCATTCATCCCATCAGAGCGGCCAGTCGGTCGGCGGAGGTTCTCAACAATCGCAGACCCGAACCACCAAGGGCAAGTACTCTCTCGAGGATTTCAGCCTCCAGCGCACATTGGGCACCGGTAGCTTTGGTCGAGTCCATCTCGTGCAGTCCAAGCACAACCACCGCTTCTATGCCGTCAAAGTTCTGAAGAAGGCCCAGGTGGTCAAGATGAAGCAGATTGAGCATACTAATGACGAGCGACGAATGCTCAATCGCGTCAGGCATCCGTTCTTGATCACCCTATGGGGCACATGGCAGGATTCGCGAAATCTGTACATGGTCATGGATTTTGTTGAGGGAGGTGAACTCTTCAGTCTGCTTCGCAAGTCTCAG CGATTCCCTAACCCCGTGGCCAAGTTCTACGCCGCGGAAGTCACTCTTGCGCTGGAGTATCTGCACTCTCATCAGATTATCTATCGAGATCTGAAGCCGGAGAACTTACTTCTCGACCGGCATGGCCACCTGAAGATCACCGACTTTGGTTTTGCGAAGGAGGTGCCCGATATCACCTGGACCCTGTGTGGCACGCCCGATTATTTGGCTCCCGAGGTTGTTTCATCCAAGGGTTACAACAAGTCGGTGGACTG GTGGTCCCTTGGAATCCTGATCTTCGAAATGCTGTGTGGCTTCACACCCTTCTGGGACAGCGGATCGCCGGTCAAGATCTATGAGAACATCCTCCGGGGTCGGGTAAAATACCCACCTTACCTGCACCCAGATGCTGTGGATCTACTTTCCCAACTGATCACAGCAGACCTAACCAAGCGCCTGGGCAACTTGCATGGTGGTCCGGAAGACGTCAAGAATCATCCGTGGTTCGCCGAAGTCACCTGGGACCGGCTGGCCAGGAAAGACATCGATGCTCCCTATGTACCACCGATTCGGGGAGGACAAGGCGATGCAAGCCAGTATGACCGCTACCcggaagaacaggaagccTACGGTCAAAGTGGCGAGGACAT TCACGGCCATTTGTTCCCCGACTTCTAA